A window of Bos taurus isolate L1 Dominette 01449 registration number 42190680 breed Hereford chromosome 8, ARS-UCD2.0, whole genome shotgun sequence contains these coding sequences:
- the LOC517108 gene encoding interferon alpha-2, whose translation MALPVTVLLALVMLCCSPTCSLGCELPSSHGNLESFTRWSQMERVPIVSCLRDRTDFRFPQTLVHGTRLEKTEATAVVHELLQQTFQLFSTTGSSAGRDKSLLDRFLVGLDQQLEDLDTCLREGRTLEQSPLGSENSRLAVKSYFQRISVYLKEKEYSHCAWEVVSVEIRRCLVFANELIGKLRK comes from the coding sequence ATGGCCCTCCCCGTCACTGTGCTGCTGGCCCTGGTGATGCTCTGCTGCAGCCCCACGTGCTCCCTGGGCTGTGAGTTGCCTTCGAGCCACGGCAATCTGGAAAGTTTCACACGTTGGAGTCAGATGGAGAGAGTGCCCATTGTGTCCTGTCTGAGGGACAGGACTGACTTCAGATTTCCTCAGACCCTGGTGCATGGGACCAGGCTTGAGAAGACAGAAGCCACAGCTGTTGTGCACGAGTTGCTCCAGCAGACCTTCCAGCTCTTCAGCACCACGGGCTCTTCTGCAGGTCGGGACAAGAGCCTCCTGGACAGATTCCTCGTGGGACTTGATCAGCAGTTGGAGGACCTGGACACGTGTCTGAGGGagggaaggacactggaacagtcACCTCTAGGGAGTGAGAACTCCAGATTGGCTGTGAAGAGTTACTTCCAGCGAATCAGTGTGTATCTCAAAGAGAAAGAATACAGCCACTGTGCCTGGGAGGTTGTCAGCGTGGAAATCAGAAGGTGCTTGGTCTTTGCCAATGAGCTCATTGGAAAACTCAGGAAATAA
- the LOC784525 gene encoding interferon beta-2: protein MTHRCLLPMVLLLCFSTTALSRSYSLLQFQQRRSLAVCQKLLWQLPSTPQHCLEARMDFQMPEEMKQAQQFRKEDAILVMYEMLQHIFGILTRDFSNTGWSETIIEDLLEELYGQMNRLQPIQKEIMQKQNFTMGDTTVLHLRKYYFNLMQYLKSKEYNRCAWTVVRVQILRNFSFLMRLTDYLRD, encoded by the coding sequence ATGACCCACCGTTGCCTCCTCCCAATGGTTCTCCTGCTGTGTTTCTCCACCACAGCTCTTTCCAGGAGCTACAGCTTGCTTCAATTCCAACAAAGGCGGAGCCTTGCAGTGTGTCAGAAACTCCTGTGGCAGTTACCTTCAACTCCTCAACATTGCCTCGAGGCCAGGATGGACTTCCAGATGCCTGAGGAGATGAAGCAAGCACAGCAGTTCCGGAAGGAAGATGCCATATTGGTCATGTATGAGATGCTCCAGCACATCTTCGGCATTCTCAccagagacttctccaacactggCTGGTCTGAGACCATCATTGAGGACCTCCTTGAGGAACTCTATGGGCAGATGAATCGTCTGCAgccaatccaaaaggaaataatGCAGAAGCAAAATTTCACTATGGGAGACACAACCGTTCTTCACCTGAGGAAATATTACTTCAACCTCATGCAGTACCTGAAGTCCAAGGAGTACAACAGGTGTGCCTGGACAGTTGTGCGAGTGCAAATACTCAGGAACTTTTCTTTCCTGATGAGACTAACAGATTACCTCCGTGACTGA